In Colias croceus chromosome 8, ilColCroc2.1, a genomic segment contains:
- the LOC123693716 gene encoding uncharacterized protein LOC123693716 — MVYFLNLTKVSSWDPYTKIIIVIKYLSHESMREIFDMLLEVHVVNVLLLNDTATVDLFTYNPYENYRCGRQYDRIIEFGQCNGVSEFIDLFYNKLITGLNRCKFRITYTHFPPHAIDPSSSDYSLPGINQYILNMIAKKENFTTKDTYKYNADEFSIIVNGSTAVGPLRRLQTNKTDIVVGVMILTGPRSRVFTYITDNYASIDYIVLQVARARAGELGNILEEFRGIVWLLLLLVFVLFSSLYFLINKQESKSIILLKLFGYLLLQSSRIRGGTKSRFILIFWIVFAYLIHCYYLSNLVSFMTNPILEHQISSEEDIVSYNLKPCVSKAVRHIVYNILNITFPNEDEKRCEGDLESIRIVRRESNRYTVSLLSMYNYYENDLLDAHGKPTMYTISPPMTKILYATYLFKGFPMYNKLQQYYLRVGEVGLMSHHLSRLQTERLNSTCTLGHHL, encoded by the exons ATGGT atattttttaaatttaacaaaagtGTCATCATGGGACccatatactaaaattattatcgtGATAAAATATCTCAGTCATGAGAGTATGAGGGAAATTTTCGACATGCTTCTAGAAGTACACGTGGTCAATGTTTTGCTTCTTAACGACACTGCAACCGTCGATCTCTTCACCTACAACCCGTACGAAAACTATAGATGTGGGAGACAATACGACAGAATAATCGAATTCGGTCAATGCAACGGAGTGTCTGAGTTTATTgatctattttataataaattgataacgGGGTTAAATCGATGCAAATTCAGAATTACTTATACCCACTTCCCACCTCACGCCATCGACCCGTCATCCAGCGACTATTCGTTACCTGGCATCAACCAATACATTCTTAATATGATAGCGAAGAAAGAAAATTTCACGACAAAAGATACGTACAAATATAATGCAGATGAGTTTTCGATAATCGTCAATGGCTCGACAGCCGTCGGCCCTCTGAGGAGATTGCAGACAAACAAGACTGATATAGTGGTTGGAGTTATGATCCTGACGGGGCCGAGATCGCGAGTGTTCACCTACATTACGGATAATTATGCTTCCATAGATTATATTGTTCTACAAGTTGCCCGGGCCCGAGCCGGGGAACTGGGCAACATTCTAGAGGAGTTCCGTGGCATTGTGTGGCTTCTATTACTCCTTGTTTTCGTACTCTTTTCATCCCTATACTTCTTGATAAACAAACAAGAAAGTAAATCTATCATTCTATTAAAACTGTTTGGGTATTTGCTGCTTCAGAGCAGTCGAATAAGAGGAGGCACTAAATCGAGATTCATCTTAATATTTTGGATTGTCTTCGCGTATCTCattcattgttattatttatctaatttgGTGAGCTTCATGACCAATCCGATTTTGGAACATCAGATATCGAGCGAGGAGGACATCGTAAGTTACAATTTAAAACCCTGCGTCAGTAAGGCGGTCAGGCATATCGTGTACAACATACTTAACATTACATTTCCGAACGAAGATGAAAAGCGATGCGAAGGTGATCTGGAGAGCATACGAATAGTCCGTAGAGAGAGTAATAGGTACACAGTTAGCCTGTTATCAatgtacaattattatgaaaatgacTTACTAGATGCTCATGGAAAACCAACAATGTATACGATTTCACCACCCATGACAAAGATCCTGTATGCCACTTACTTGTTCAAGGGCTTTCCTATGTATAACAAATTGCAACAGTACTACCTTCGAGTGGGAGAAGTTGGTTTGATGAGCCATCATTTGAGTAGACTTCAGACCGAGAGGTTAAACAG TACTTGTACTTTAGGTCACCACCTCTAA